Part of the Molothrus ater isolate BHLD 08-10-18 breed brown headed cowbird chromosome 9, BPBGC_Mater_1.1, whole genome shotgun sequence genome is shown below.
AATGTCTAATTATTATTCAGTGCTTATGACTTAGCAGAATATACAAGTGATGGAAGAAGTTGAATCTGTAACATCAAGCATTGCAAGTGCTTCCCTCATTCTTGCATTCCCTGGCTTATGTTTAGTCTTGATAGAAGAGTAGAGTtgaaaaaagaaactgtttcCTTGTTTTGAgcactttcttcctttttttgataaatttggaattctgtcattctgttGCCCTAAAAATGTTCTTATGACAAGTTTCCTGGCAGTTTGTCACAGTTTCAAACGGAGTCCATCTATATGTGTTGTTCGCTAAATGCTGTTTGGGACTTCCTGCTCAGAaatgttccagtgctctgcagagcagcgTGTCCCTGTGTTCAGGGTGCCTCACCCGtgtggccagagcagctcagtggaGCCCTGTGCCCTCATTAGGACAgtgtgtgcctgtgccagggaagtGAGCTACATGTGTCAATGCTCACAGACCTTTTCTGGGGAGAACGTGAATATTTGGTAGGGGAATGCATGGGAAGAAATCAAATAATTATCATGCCTTTTGCTGAACTTGATGGGGAAGTCCTTATAAGAGAAGTAATTCCCTTTGAACCAGAGAGTGAAACCTTGTTTGTCTGTAAGCAGAGGGATGCTGTTGTCCATGCTCTGAACTGGCTGGGCAGCTTCTGCAAGTCAAAAGCTGCATGACTCCATTGGCACAGTGCTGAGCTCAAAATAAATCTAGCTTCTCTGGAACTTCCTGCCCAATACACAATGTAGTCAGGTGGCATTTGGGGAGGATTTTCAGTCTCAAGTACATTCTCTTTCAGCCTAAGGAGGACGACAACATATTCAGTATCCATACTGGGAGAACGGTCAATATTCTGCAGCGGTCCTGAGGCCTGCAGGCTGCTACTGGTCTCTGAGGTTGTACTAAATGgatacaataataaaaaatgtcattaaacAGCACTTTGGTTTAAAATGTATTATCAAGGTTCATGGAAGGATTCAGCAAGCACTGAGGAATGAAGAGGGTTTGTTGTCCCAGAAACTATGGTTCCCAAGCAGTTTTTACACATGAAACAGTTTTCCCTAAAATtgtctgttttatttctgttgatCTTCCCCAGATTTTATCAGTAGTTTTCTGTGCTTCATGTTCTGCTACATAACAGTGTTATTAAAAATAGCttaaaaaactccaaatttATAAAACCTGTCtctaaaaaaaatcactggaatAAAAAGTTAATTGTAACTCTCTTCTTTTTTAACCAGGTAGTTCTAAGATTGTCAAGTGAGTGTGTGAAGGCGTGAAGGAATAGGGGTGCACAGCTGAGGCATGTGGCAGGACCACAGCTTTAGGCATTGGAATCACCTTTGGGTCTTTGAAATGGactttttctggattttttgtttccaaGAGAAAGGGTGTAATGTGTGCTGgttgttttttatattttaataaatactaATAAATTACTGCAGTctttctggttaaaaaaaaattgcttatttgcatctgctgcagttctgtgtaTGTATGTGATGGCAAAACTGATCATGATTACTACCTTTCTTAGAACCTTTTCCAAACATATGGAATAATTTCTCCATGATGTACAGTCAAGTTAGGACCTGTCAATTTGCAAAAGAGATGAGATCATGGGGAGGTGTGTTATGGAGGCCTACAAATCATGTCAGATGGGTTCAGAGTGGATAGAGATTGTTCACTCTTCTCTTCCAATACATGAACTAGGGGGTCTCAACCAAAGGTAATATGAATCAGACTGCAGCAAAATAAAGTCCagtccctgaccatggcagtgGATAGTAGACCTGTGAATTAATTGTTAAGTTTGTTGTGGATGGTTATGTGGATTTTTAAGGGAATCTGGGTAAATTAGTTAAAGATTTGAGATTTAATAGAGTATTACATCTGGCTTAGCAAGTTCTTCTAGAGGAACCTGGGTGTGCACTTAGTGTATATAATATATGTTATCAGTCTTCAATAGTGTCTTTTTTATAGCTATTGCTGAAGATCAGGATACTGATAGAAATGGATCTTGTACTGACCAAATATAGCTGCTCTCATCCACTTCCTTATATCCTGCTGCTAAAGCTGATCCTGATCTTCTAATTGGTTTCTGATCCTGATGTGAATATGAAAATCATCCTGTTAGCACACCAGactctgaggaggaggaaaaaaaaaagaaggaaaagatcaAAACATCCCTCCTACTTTGTAAGACACTTAGCTCTCCCTCAGTTCTTAATTTATAAATAGTTTTTCCTTCTGGCCCTGTGAAAATTCTATATGTGAGGCCACAGAAACAACAGGAAAGTTGTGCATACAGTTGTGGGAAGGTGAGGCTGCTATAGAagaattttatttgcataattAATGGTGTCATTTCAAGGAAGGAGTGGGAGACTTTAGCATATGGAACCTGACCCCGATATCCATTCTGCTCATTGTATCTCTATCTTGCATATTTACACattaacacagatttttttttaccaaattcCCGGTCTGTTGGATTTGATTTACCATGAGTGGAACATAGGTAACTGGTCTTAGAGAAAAATGCACTTAATTGAGCTCTGGGAGTTTATGATTTTGATCAAATTGGTTCCTGCAGTCTGGCTTGCCCTGTGAGGGTCTGATACCCttctttctatttatttatatctcAATTTTCCTTCCACTTACATACATCAAACTGACCTCCCCTGTCAGTTTTGCTCACTGAAGGAAGCAAATGTTCCATATAATGCAGTCTGCTTATTATATCACTGTGGAGGGCAAATTCCTTAGAGATGAAATAGTAAATGATTTTTAGTAAATGAAATAGTAAATATCCTGCTGCTCAGTGAATTACaaacaatattttctgtttgtgtgcTCTAGGTCCGTCTGTCGTACGTGCGGATCAAGTATCTCTTCATCTCCTGGCTGGTGGTGTTTGTTGGCAGCTGGATTATGTATGTTCAGTACTCCACCTACACAGAACTCTGCAGAGGCCATGACTGCAGGAAAATAATAGTAAGTGTATTTAGTATAGCTTTCTCAAGTGTTTGACTAATTCAGTCTGTGCCACATGTGATTTAATTAAATTCTCATATTCCATCATGCTGATGTAAGATTACAGCTTCAGTTACAGATAAAACCAGTTGTGTCTCTTAACAATATTTTAGCATAGggttattaaaatattttcttaggtTTTTCTTTCAAGACTCAGGTGTTGGAAGAGATACAGTTGTTGCCTCCTTTCCTAGACaatttgttaaatatttttcccccgTTTGTTTCAGTGTGACAAATACAAGACTGGTGTTATTGATGGATCAGCATGTAGTAGCCTTTGTGCTAAAGAAACTttgtattttggaaaatgtttgtCAACAAAGCCCAATAACCAGGTAAGGCTTTCCTCATCCAATCTAGTTTTATTATTTCCCACTGAAATGTCATTGTCTAGAACATCAGGTAGACCTTAGTGTCAGCAAGTTGTATCTGCTTAATATAGATTATTTCAAATTCTATTTGCTGTGACAGGCAGAACGTGTGTGTgaatgtgtatgtatatatatatataccttTGTATAGGTGTGTGTATATATTGATATACACACACACCTATACAAAGAAGATACACTGTAATACAAATCAATATACATAATATGCACCTATATACAGTAATAGAAATTAGTCCTATATGTAGAGGGGTATATGGTTATTTTATACTACATGAACATATACAATATGTCCTAAATCCTGCCACAGTTTGCCAGACTGTGCACACTCTGTACATCATACTGCCTTCTCTGCTATCCTGCATCCCCAGTAGAAGCAGCAGCCTCGTAACAAGCGATGCAAAGGTGGCAGTGATGCCAGGCTGTTGTTTGGGGAGCTGTCTGTGTTCTGACAGTGCAGTGGCTGTCTGTTCAAATTGCCACATTCATTGTCTGCACACAGGATTCAGTTCCTGATCTGTGTTGATTCTTAAAGCAATGGTTGGAGGACAGGTGGTCTTCAGTTGAACTTCTACAGTGTTTacctttcctcctctttttctgcaTAGATCTATTTAGGAATCTGGGGAAATCTGCAAAGTGTTATAAAATGCCAGATGGAGGAAGCTGCTCAACTTGATTTTGGTACTGACCCAGAACCAAGGAAGGAAATAGTCCTATTTGATAAACCAACAAGAGGAACCACTGTTGAGAAATTCAAAGAAATGGTATATGGTCTTTTTAAAGTACGTATATTCCTATTTAGTCTATTTTGACAGAATGGCTTGTTTTCTTGAAGCTGGAGAAAATACCCTGTTGTATGAGCCTTTTTCAAGGCTAGAAAAATAATCAGCACAATAACAGTTTTTCCCAGAGGTGATTATCATGAAGTTTGAAGTAACTAATTATATCAGGGCTTTTTCCTTACTCTTTAAATGATGGAAGCTGGCATTCATCTTGTATGTCCATAGATTTTGCTAGTATTGGTATAGAGAACATGATGTAAGGCTGATGTCAGTTGTCATGCATTACAACAGCTTTGTCTCTAACAATGGTGAGCAGCAGGTGTGTTAGGATAGTTTTaaggaaaatttggaaaaagttGATCTGCCTAGCTGAAAATGAAACAGTTCTGATTCCAGtaatggctttttttctctgtagtcCTACAATGGAGGTGATTACATCAAATAACAAAACTAAGCATTTCAGGGTAATTATGGGATTTGTACTCTGTTTTGTCTTGGTACCCTTAGTAATTGGACAAAATGTAATTCATAACATTATTCCTCTACATTTGTAAGGTCTAATCAGCTGAAAACTAAACCTGATCTAAACTTTTGAATTCTTCACACTTTTTCTTAGAAAACATTGAAAAAGCTACTTGATGCAATTTTTCTAAAGACTGACCAAGACTGATGAAGAACAATAAttgaattttaatatttgcattttgaagtGCAAAGAAAGGTAGTTCTCTCAGAAGATTGTATGCTCAGTGCGtgtgaaaacagaacaaaaaggaagctctgcaggctgctgatGGCAGGTCCTGTTACATCCATAACCAATGAAAACCACAAGATAGCTGGTTATTCCTATTATTCATAGAAGGAGAGGAACAGAGGCAGAGTGACAGATGGATTGGGAGTAGTTAATGAAGTCATACCtaatctttttcatttgttgCTTTCAGGCAAAACTGGGTGAACAAGGGAATCTTTCAGAACTGGTTAATCTCATCCTGTCTTTTGCTGATGGAAACAAAGATGGAAGAGTCTCTTTGCCAGAGGCAAAATCTGCATGGGCACTCCTGCAGCTAGAGGAGTTTCTGTTAATGGTCATCTTGCAGGATAAAGAACATACTCCCAAGCTGATGGGTTTTTGTGGGGATCTCTATGTGACCGAAAGAGTTGAATATACCTCTCTCTATGGAATCAGCCTTCCATGGATCATAGAACTTCTCATTCCCTCTGGCTTCAGAAGAAGCATGGACCAGTGGTTCACTCCATCGTGGccaagaaaggcaaaaatagCTATAGGGCTTTTAGAATTTGTGGAAGATATTTTCCACGGACCTTATGGAAACTTTCTTATGTGTGATACAAGTGCCAAAAACTTGGGATATAATGATAAATATGATTTGAAAATGATGGACATGAGAAAAATAGTgccagaaattaatttaaaggaGATAATTAAAGATCGTCAGTGCGACTCAGATTTGGACTGCATTTATGGTACAGACTGTAGAACATTATGTGACCAAAGCAAAATGAGATGTACCACTGAAGTAATTCAGCCAAACTTAGCAAAAGCTTGTCAGCTCCTTAAAGACTATCTGCTTCGTGGTGCTCCTCCTGATATCCATGAAGAACTAGAGAAACAACTGTACTTGTGCATTGCCCTTAAAGTCACAGCAAATCAGATGGAAATGGAGCATTCTTTAATACTCAATAACTTAAAAACTTTACTGTGGAAGAAAATTTCTCATACAAATGATTCGTAGCTTCTCCACCAGCAGAAAAGAATATTGATGCCTGCCACTAGAGGTGGCCCAAGACATTTGATAAAAACAACCTGcacctttttaaaaagatatttctttaCTCAGATTTTATTAATGGTTCTTTCAGTCCTGCCCTTCAGTCAGTAACTCAGGACAGGGCTTGTCAAAGAATGAACATGCCACTGAATGACCCGGCAGAGGCCAGAAGGCTGCCTGCTGTTCAGTGCTGTTACAGAAACAAGAACTCTGCATGCTTGACTGTTCTGTGCACTTTGTCAGATCTTGAACAGGATGAAAGTGTTCACTGTGCCACCACATCAGCTGAGGGAACATCttccatttctgtgaaaaacattgCCCACTTGTGAAATAACTGCAGAGGATTTCTTTCCTAATAGTTTTATGAAGAATCACCACTACTGCAAGTAATGTGTCCAAGTCCAAGCTGCTGTTATGAATAAACTGAACTGTGAGATTGAAGTTTACTAATACCTTGGCATGGCAAAATTTGcacattaaataatttttaactgtggaaaattagaattttattCTAGAATGGATAGGTTGTAATATGAGACAAATCAGATTCTGTTTACACATTGTTACCTCATGCTTACGTCTTGAATGTTCAAGTAGttcaacatttttaattaagtCATTGTATGGTGAGCCCTGTGGGAGCCAACAATTTTAGAGTACTATTTCTTAAAGTCATTTATATGGTTTAGCAGCAATACCAGCCTCTGTTTCAAAACTTCAGTGGAAACCTTTAACCCAAATTAAGCTGTAGCTAACAGTGAAAAGCAAGGACTTTGTGGACTAAGCTATAGtatgaaaactgaatttttaaaaatactgaatagcAGACGTGTCCAAgcagttaaaaaagaaagtttgcATAGTGCAGGAATCTGCTGTATGACATGAGAAACAATTAATAGTTGTGGATAGTCTTGTCTCTTAACGGTCCCTCCACATTTAGCTACAGACCTGTACTTCAATCTTCTTAACTACTGCAGGAAATATGTAAGCAAAAGCTAGACCTCAATTTTAGGACAGAAGCTGGATTGTTCAGGATTGTGCAATATTGCTCAAATGGGAGCCTATGAGGTATTTTCCAGCTCATTCCTAGCTGTTACTAAGTGAGCTGCAGTGTGAtactattcttttttttttagtagcaTCTATGAGTCACTGTTCAGGCTCAAGTCATGAGTAAATAAACATCACCTGATCCTGGCACGCCACAAAGCATGACCACTCTACCACCTTAAATCTTCACCcttgtatttttcagatttacATCTGTACTCACAATTATGCAGAATTGGATGTCCATAATACACCTGAATATAGGCCAATACTTACCTGTTGTCTGTTTAATTTATAAATGCTTTAGGTATAAAGTTGTTCAATCTTTATGATTTTAATGGCAGTCATCTGTATACTTCTAAATCCTGGGCCCTTAATTCATTTTCAGCAGAGGTAAGAACAAGCTTTAAGTATTTGAAAGGTTAACTCCTGTCTTAAATGCATTCCTAGAATGACAACACTGAAGTACAGGACCACAGTAAAATAATTTGTCCATACCAGATGTAATAATATGCAGCTTGGGTTAAGATTGTTTTGTGAACATCAGccttttaatttaagaaatacCATGCTCATGCTAATTATTGTCTTGAACTTGCTAATGTGCTCCAACTATGAACTAAAAAGTATTTGTAACCAGCAATGCACTAAAAGTGTAAAGTGGTCATGTTCTTGTGGAGAAATCTGACAGTGACTGCTACTTGGGcagagatatttaaaataccCAACATCATTGGGTATCTTAACTGGAGAATATGTTTAATAGTGCGGTTTGTTGTacacagttttcatttttattactgttgCATAAAGTTGAAGCtttcattgggaaaaaaaatacacttttgtTTACAATAAATCACAgccctcttttttttcaatagcAGTATTTACACCAACTACCAGTATCTTAGAGCAAATAATTCCTCCATGTAGCCTGCTTTACTGGTGTTTAAACTGTGCAAACAGTTTCTCTGAGTCTAGTGGAAACCTCCTGGCACACAGAAGTGCCTGTGAAACAGAGGAGGcaaagcagcagggcaggacaaggCTGGTGGGGAACACTTCTCTTCCAGGtggctcagcctgcagagggaAACACAGACTGGGCTCCGGGAGGGAGCCACCCTTTAGGATAAGGAGATGAAAGCTGCTGAGTGGTGAGGTGGATGGACACAGAgaggggaggcaggagaagaCTGAGGAATTCCACACTGGCAtcaggggaagaggaaggagtgTGAGGGCATAAAAGCCATGGGGTGCTCCTCAGAGGAACCATCTCCAGTTGTTCCTGCACCAGGAATAAACTGCCTTGTGGAACCAGACTTTCTGGGCTCTGCTAAGGGAACCCTAGGGGTGAAGTGGAAGGGAACATGGTCTGGGTGCGTGTGTGGGGAGTCAAGGGGAAAGGCTCTGGTGTCTGAGTCTCATTAATGTTGCCTTAACAAGGCTTCTGTACTTACTCCTGTACATGCAACTTGAAGTGAATTCTCTTATCAACTAAATCACGTGAAGTATTCAGTTCAAGACAGTACCTGATTCAGTAGCAGCCAAGGCTTGGAGGTGCTAAGTGCCTGAAGGTCTAAGGTTACCTTTGGGCAGAGGCTTTAGAACCTACTGTGACTGCTCCTGGCCTTTTCCAAAGCTACATCCAGACTCCCCCCAAACATGAAGTATGCTGAAAGAATTGTGAAATAAAGGtacagcctttaaaaaaaaattaaatctttctttAGTTAGAAGCAGCAAACTCTTATACTTAGTCCTTGATACTAACCATGCTAAAAATTAATCGAATTTACTTCCTCCTTCTCATAGAAGAAATTCTGATGCAGCAGCCTTGGTCTTTGAAGTCTGTCACCTCTCTTCTCTGTGAAAACTCAATTCACACAGGACTttgagaggggagaaaaaaaccctttcaggTACAGAATacctaataaaaaaaaaatcctctattTTTATAAACTATATAAATAAGCTGGTCTTACGCAGTTGCTTCCTCAATAAATTTATTGCCACTTTTTCCAAAGCTTCACAGAAAACTGTGGAAGTTGTCTTAGCTCTCCGTTCTGCGCTCCTGGGCCCTGAGGAAGCTGGCCTTCTTCTGAGCAACACGGTCCTTCTTCTGGGCAAGAGACATCTTGGGACAGTTCCATCTGTAATGGAAGCACAGTGTGCAGTAGATCCAAAGCTAAAAAGTAGCAGTGCCACACAACTGTGATTAAGAGTGCAGCGGAGAATATAGTCCTACTTCTGTAACGTGCTTTATTGCCTCATAACGATCTAAGGCTGTAGTTAAAACACCACAAAAAGCATGGCTGGACAGTTCCAATTTCTCTAGAGGTAAACTCTGTATCCTCTGTGATTGAAGCATAGACATTATCAAGCCCACTGCAACAGCTGtgtcttcatttcttttcacacacacccttaaaaatcaaaatagttTGGTAATGACAAAATAGTCAATGAGTTCTCAGCTGAAGAGAAGCAGCTTTCCCACTGAAAACACTGGGACCTGAAGGTACACACTGTTCCAGCTATTCAAGCCacaaacatttttcactttgattttttaaatagttaGGAGCTCTTGAATTTTATATTCCTGCTGCTAAATTTAACTCTGAAGTTTTACAGAACTGCTTGTATCTTAATCTGGTCCAGAACACAGAACTAGTGACAGAACTGCAAAACTGCATTACTAGTTTCACTGTACCTAAGGTATCTCCAACAGAGAAGTCACACAGATGTTAGAAAGAATGAGAATTTTACCTCTTTTTCTTGACATCTCTCTTGGGTTTCTTTTCATGGACCGGATTATCCCGTATAGCCGCATGGGCTTTTTTATACATTTCTTCcatcttgggaaaaaaagaaaaaaattaaatttaccATAGTGGTCCAGTTGTAGGTTTACCAGAAATCCAAGATCCCTGTGCCTGCATTGTCCCCAGGCATGCAGTAATGCTGCTCTATCCCAAAGGCAACTCTGGCTCCATAATGGCACAAATTTTAAGAATATCTTTGCTGGTGGTTAATTAAGACCACTAGATCTCagctgtgaaaaactttttagGTGTACAAAGAGCAAATGTCTATATAGTGACCTAAATCCTAGGCTCATTTGAATACAAGCTATAACTACTATTTGTTTAGAAAGCAGATTAAGTTGgcatttacattattttctttttataatttgTTAGAAAAAACTAGCAACTAGTTAAATTtatcaaaaccccaaaaccccccggAAATGAAGGGATAGAGAATGAAGTTTGCTGTAACCTAAAAAGGGAACATGAGAGAGCTATGTTTTAAAGCTCCAAGATCACTTACTAGAAGAACCAAGCAAGAATATTAGAGGCAGCAGGACAAGCCATGTGGAAGGAGTTTAATACTTGGAAAAACTAAAAGAACCACCTCTGTATTCTTACCCATCTTCTAGTACTTTATTAACTCTAAAATGTGAAGCAGTACTAAAATAAAGTGCATTACAGTCTAGACCTTCATGAAATGCTACCTTGGGCTCTCTCTATTCTCCTGGAATAGCAGAACTCCCTTCTAGGGTCACACAAAGAGTACCAGAGATGTGACCCACAACCACATGCTCACCCACAGTTACAAGCACTACATCTGCAGAAATGATAGACTGTGGGGCAGGATAAGGAAAGAGTAGAGAGTCTGTACAGAAACTTCTTATTTAGTTTGTTGGGAAGGGGAGAAAGTGGCCCAGCACAGATTTAGGTCAAGTCTGATTTATAGACAGAATAGAAAGTTTCACAGCAGGCAAAAAGGTTCCACTTTCAGAAGTTCTACACTAATATTAGAGCCCTTAGTGAAcgaaaaaatattttctttgcatggGTAACATACAACATGAGACACATAATGCGGCATATCAGACTTATTTGCATTATTAGAGAAGTCCCTATCAGCTTCTCTATTTAACTTTCCGAGCTCCAGCTGGATGAACCTTACCCCGTCAGGTGTTACATTGTTCTTTATGTACTGGGAGAACTGTTTCTTGTAGGcatcttcatcctcctccaTCAGGTACCGCATGTAATCAGCCACGTTCTGGCCCATGATGTGCTTGCGGTGCACCTCAGCATTGAACTCTTTGCTCTCTGAGTCGTAGCCAGGGAAACGTTTGGTGCTGTCAAACAGCAGGTACAGTCACATTAAGGCTCTAATGCAGAGGCTAAGATGCACACTGAAATGACTCATACATCAGATTCTCCTACAGATAACTGAGGCATAGGACCCTCTTATAAAAAATTGGACCTTTTAAATTAATCTCAGCTGCCATCAGTCCCGTCTTGAAACACTGCAGTACATCAGACACACGCTGTGGACCAACTACAGCGTGTTCAGTCACTGCAAGTATCATCACATAGCAGCCAACTCAAAACAACTGGACAATTAGCCAAGAATAGGACAGCATGGGAGAGCGtaggaaaacacacaaaagatCTCAATAGTTCTTCACTGCTGCTAGAAGAAAGCAGCATTCAGGTGTAATACCAGTGTTAGGTAACAGTCAAAAGATCCATGTGGAAATTCTCAATGAAGGTGGACTGCTCAGACTTACTGCTGTACTGACAACTGTAGCAAGTACCAGTGGGTTTGTACCTGATAAGTAATTTTTTCACAATGAAATTAACACCTACACACAACTTGGTGAAGTATCACACCAAGCAAATACCCTTTGAAGATCTGGTAAGGGCATTCTCTTGATTTTTGGTAAAAGCAACAAGATAGTTCTTTAGTTTCTAGAAGTTTCATAACAACTCGACAGTTCACAATTCCCCCTCGATTCTGGCGAAGGCAATCTGGCAACACACAAATTCACAGCAGCACTATCAAAATTGCATTTGTAGattaaaaaccaaccaacaaaaaacctccaaacccaGAATCTAATTACATAACTATTACTATGTCagtacaaaattatttcagcataAATTGATTCGTGTAAGTAGACTGTCACATACATAACATCTCAGGCTAACCCCAAAGAAATACTTTGTAACACACA
Proteins encoded:
- the DIPK1A gene encoding divergent protein kinase domain 1A isoform X1, whose protein sequence is MARRLFPGAWLRKPHSAQVRLSYVRIKYLFISWLVVFVGSWIMYVQYSTYTELCRGHDCRKIICDKYKTGVIDGSACSSLCAKETLYFGKCLSTKPNNQIYLGIWGNLQSVIKCQMEEAAQLDFGTDPEPRKEIVLFDKPTRGTTVEKFKEMVYGLFKAKLGEQGNLSELVNLILSFADGNKDGRVSLPEAKSAWALLQLEEFLLMVILQDKEHTPKLMGFCGDLYVTERVEYTSLYGISLPWIIELLIPSGFRRSMDQWFTPSWPRKAKIAIGLLEFVEDIFHGPYGNFLMCDTSAKNLGYNDKYDLKMMDMRKIVPEINLKEIIKDRQCDSDLDCIYGTDCRTLCDQSKMRCTTEVIQPNLAKACQLLKDYLLRGAPPDIHEELEKQLYLCIALKVTANQMEMEHSLILNNLKTLLWKKISHTNDS
- the DIPK1A gene encoding divergent protein kinase domain 1A isoform X2 — encoded protein: MFIDTLLHFYMQVRLSYVRIKYLFISWLVVFVGSWIMYVQYSTYTELCRGHDCRKIICDKYKTGVIDGSACSSLCAKETLYFGKCLSTKPNNQIYLGIWGNLQSVIKCQMEEAAQLDFGTDPEPRKEIVLFDKPTRGTTVEKFKEMVYGLFKAKLGEQGNLSELVNLILSFADGNKDGRVSLPEAKSAWALLQLEEFLLMVILQDKEHTPKLMGFCGDLYVTERVEYTSLYGISLPWIIELLIPSGFRRSMDQWFTPSWPRKAKIAIGLLEFVEDIFHGPYGNFLMCDTSAKNLGYNDKYDLKMMDMRKIVPEINLKEIIKDRQCDSDLDCIYGTDCRTLCDQSKMRCTTEVIQPNLAKACQLLKDYLLRGAPPDIHEELEKQLYLCIALKVTANQMEMEHSLILNNLKTLLWKKISHTNDS